The genomic region CGAGTTTAAGAAGCATTTCAAAGCCGAGGGTTTGGCTTTTTTTAATGCGAGCTACATTTGAGGGGTGAGCGATACCGAGGCCACTTGATACCTCTGAATAGCTTAGCCCCTTTTTTTGAATAGCCTCATCAACGATAAGGCGAGGCATTTTATAGCCTCGCTTGGCATATTCTTTCTCAAGCTCTTTAAGGGGATCCTTTTTTTCTTTCTTAATCATCTATCCGATCCATTCCAATACAATTTTATCGGCTTCTTATGCCGATATCATAAATATACTGGCTTTAAAAAACAATGCCTTTAAAAGTAATACTTTTATTGACCTATACTATGCATTGCATTAGGATCTAAGTATAGCCAGGAGGCTCATTTATGAAATCCAAGTTCTTAAAAACAATAAGTGCCTTGTTTGTTCTGGTTTTAACAGCTTGTGGAGGTGCTGGAGGTGGATCTGCCACTAATAGCAGTGAACCGAGCCCTGACCCTGTGCCAATTGATGGTGATGCCTCCAATGGGCTTAATGAGTACTATTATTTTAGTAAGGACGATCCGAGAAATATTTCTTTAACTGCATCCATGCCGAAGAGTTCAACCATTGGAGTTGAAAATCAGTTTTTTATTCAGATAACAGAATCATCTACTGCCGATATGAACATTGGCTTATTCGCCCCAAAGTGTTTGCTTGGGGCGACGACCAACAGCTATGCAATGGTTTTAATCTCAGGTGATGGCCCAAGTCTTGTTTCTCTAAGAACTCAATCATCGGCCATTGAAATCGAGGAGCTTTCCTATGACAATAACCTCAATCAGAAAAAAGGCGAAGGGGTGCAAGTTCTTGCAGGCGACTGCAACGAAGGCATATTTTTATCCGACGATACAACCACTGTTGTAATTGCCAACGATGCTGTGGCCATCGTGACCGATGGCTCAGGCAATATCTATGTGGGCTTAAATAAAAATATGTCTTTCAATTCTTTGCAAAACACCCCGATTCAGGTGTCCTCGGAGACTACTTCATTCAATGAAGCACCGATCAATTCGTATCATTTTTGGCAAAGCAATGCTCCTTTGCTAGGAGTGACGAATCAATCAAGCAGTGGTGGGTATTTTGATAATGGGCAATTTTTTGGAATGTATCATGGTGCTGTTGAAACAGCCTTCGGCAATGGCCAAGCCAATTTAGTTTTAAATACATCCACAAATATTGAATCGCATCACACTGTTGTAAAAGGCCAAGGTTCCTATTTTGCCAGAGAACTGCGAGGCACATCTGGTGTTATCAATGGGCGAACTATTTTCTTTGGCTCAATGAGTGGCTTGTGCATCAACACTCAAGGTAGCTATACCGAATGTTTTGGTGTCGATGCCTTTGTGGTCGCATCGGAACAGGAGTGATTTATGAGTACATCTGCAAACACAGTTGCATTTTTAATTTTGACTGCCCCTGTTTGGATTTTTGTTGTGGGTCTTCCGATGGCTTGTTGTTGGATGGTTGGAAAAAAGTTGATCGGATTGCTGAGAAAGCTCAGACTTGCACCTCGACCCAAATTATCCAAAGAGGATCGTATTTGTCTCATGCGACAAGAGCTAAGGGACTACGATACTGAAATGTCGGGCTTTAATCCGATGAAATACAACTACTCAATTTTTGAGTTATTCCCGAAGCAACCCGAATTGGAAGTCGTAAATCAGTGGAGAAAAAAGATTTTTTCCCTTTCGGATTTAAAAGATGGACCGAATGAGAAAACTGAAAAAATTAAATTTTGGTATTCTATATTTTTAGCGATGGCCTTGATGAGGGTTGATATGAAGAAGCAAAAAATTTGGACTTCGGAGAAAGAGCAATTGTGGTTGGGTTTTCCCTATAGACCAAAGGCCATGAGAGAAGTTGATCCGATATATTTTGAAACAGTAAGGGAGAAGTACTTGGGCAATCATCTTGAAAACAGAGAGCCAAGCAACAAATTGGCCTGTTAATGGCCCTAAAACTGCTTTGGTCGGGATCGTTATGTCATCGACTTGACATTGGTCTGACCCGATCATAGGTCTGAGTTTAAATTTTAGAAAAATATGACGAAAAGATAGGCGATGGAATCTAGGATAAGGGGCTTACAATTTCACTGGCGAGAGGGAAAGCATTTTGATGCTCTCAGGGCACAGCTTTATGACAAAAAGAATCGGAAAACAATGTGGATTAGTGCTAAGACCCATGAAGTTTTAAAACAGATCAACGATTACTTAAGGCATAAGAAATTAAGTCAGAGTGGTGCCATCAGCGATCCACACTTCATAGCTTTAAAAGAAAAATTTGCAGAGGATATAAAAAAGCAATTTGGTCTAGAGTCATATTTGGCTAAAAAACGAGTTGAGTTAAAAACCAAAGAGTTTGATTTTGGAGTTTTTCTCGATTTGTTTTTTAAGCAAAAATCACAAACTACTGCTGTGGCCAATTCGTACTTGAGCTGGCTTAATTTTTTCTGGATGCCACTTTTGAGAGAAAAATATGGTTGCGAGCATCCAAGTCAGTTCATCAATTTTGAAGGATTTATTGAGGATGATATTCGCCAAGCCAAAACAAAACTTGGAAAGCCTTATTCGCCACATACTTATTCGGGCTTAACTTCGGCATTCAATGAGTTCATGAAGTTTTTGAAAAAGAAGAAAGTCATCAACCCTGAAGAATTTTTTCTTGTTTATGTTGAGACCGATACTTTAGAGCAAGAGAAGCGAGGCAAAACAGTCAGCAATCGTGGCAAGGACTATTATAAATCCGAAGAAATTTATGAGATAAAGAAAAAAATTGATTTGACTTATCCAGTGAGTGGCAAGCTCTCGGATTCTGAATTAAAAGAAAATAAAAAATGGAAGTTGCGAGCCTATGCGATTTTGCTTGGTTGCTGTATGGGCCTGCGACGAGGAAATATAGTCGGCCTTAAAGCTGAAGATTTGCACCCAGAAAATCAAGTGCCTTATCTGATCACGAGCGACAACATTGTCGTCGGTCACTCAAGGGCTGAAAAAGGAGCTTTGAAATTAGAAAACTCAACCAAAACTTTCAAGGGGCGAGTGGAGTTGCCATTCATCCAGCCTGATGTAGACATCTTGGTTGAGCTTGCAATGTACATTAAAGCCGAAGTTAAAAAGGGCTACATCCTAACTGGTGGTAGCCAAACAGGGACGATTTTTCCTGATAGCTTTAATGCTTTTTGGAGAAAAATAGCTGAGCGAGCAAAATTCAGATATGTGCATCCTCATGGCTTCAAGCATGGTTATGCAAGCCGAGGGGCTGTAAAACTTGGCGAATGGTACAACAACTCAGTTTATTTTTTGCACAGATGCTGTATGCACTCCAAATTTGAAACCACCCAGAATTATATTAAGAGCAGTGTTAAGGATGGCTTCATTGATGAGTTTAAGTTTTTAAAGAAAAAATCTAAATAGACTGATCGACAAGAGCTTTTAGAATGTTGGCTTCGGGTCTTTGCTTTTTTCGCAAGCTGATTAAAAAATCTTTTTGTTCAAGCAAGTTGTGTGGACAGCGATATTCATTCAAAAAAGAAATGGTGGACCTGACAGGGATTGAACCTGCGACCTGATGACTGCCAGCCATCCGCTCTCCCAGCTGAGCTACAGGCCCATTTTGTCTTGAATTGATACTTACCACTCTACCACTTTTCATTGCACCGATAATTCCTACCTAAAAAACCTTTATTACATTAGCCACTTACAAACGAGCCATTGGGAGACCTTAATAATGCCATGCTTCCGCTCTCCCAACTGAGCTACAGGCCCACTTTTACAAATCTTCAAATTTACAATTCTTCAAAGAAATTATTGAGGATCATTTCTAGCTCTTCTGGCCAATGGTGGCAAGTAATAATTTTGTTGAAAAACTCAATACTTAGGGGATCTAATAGGACCTAAATGAATCTTGGGGAGGAGCCGATATGATAGATAGGACAGCGATTCTGAAGAAGTCTATGAGACTTATTGCCGTATTATTTGTTTGCCTTGCTAGTTGTTTGCAAGGGCAGGCGAAGAATCTGACGAACCGTCTTGGTGTTGGTTATGCCGATCAGTTGCG from Bdellovibrionales bacterium harbors:
- a CDS encoding site-specific integrase, with the translated sequence MESRIRGLQFHWREGKHFDALRAQLYDKKNRKTMWISAKTHEVLKQINDYLRHKKLSQSGAISDPHFIALKEKFAEDIKKQFGLESYLAKKRVELKTKEFDFGVFLDLFFKQKSQTTAVANSYLSWLNFFWMPLLREKYGCEHPSQFINFEGFIEDDIRQAKTKLGKPYSPHTYSGLTSAFNEFMKFLKKKKVINPEEFFLVYVETDTLEQEKRGKTVSNRGKDYYKSEEIYEIKKKIDLTYPVSGKLSDSELKENKKWKLRAYAILLGCCMGLRRGNIVGLKAEDLHPENQVPYLITSDNIVVGHSRAEKGALKLENSTKTFKGRVELPFIQPDVDILVELAMYIKAEVKKGYILTGGSQTGTIFPDSFNAFWRKIAERAKFRYVHPHGFKHGYASRGAVKLGEWYNNSVYFLHRCCMHSKFETTQNYIKSSVKDGFIDEFKFLKKKSK
- a CDS encoding helix-turn-helix domain-containing protein yields the protein MIKKEKKDPLKELEKEYAKRGYKMPRLIVDEAIQKKGLSYSEVSSGLGIAHPSNVARIKKSQTLGFEMLLKLALILDVPICELIEDRKKKR